One window of Candidatus Micrarchaeia archaeon genomic DNA carries:
- a CDS encoding ATPase domain-containing protein: MERIKTGISGLDEMLQGGLPKNKHVALYGGPGCGKSSFGFEFLYRGALQNENGMYVTLEETAEDMVENMENTFSQLTDIESLIKSKKLQVVKPDKLNLEETAEMIEDGITKNKVKRVVIDSATMVRLSFEGNLEYRQTLFEFFSLLRGLDCTVMMTLEASSPRKEQVVFDIEHFVMDGIINLYSLEQGDRRIRALEIFKMRGTDHSRELVPFKVTPSGIKIYVGEKVF, translated from the coding sequence ATGGAAAGGATAAAAACCGGAATAAGCGGGCTCGACGAAATGCTCCAGGGGGGGTTGCCGAAGAACAAGCACGTGGCGCTCTACGGCGGGCCGGGCTGCGGGAAATCATCATTCGGGTTCGAGTTCCTTTACAGAGGCGCGCTCCAGAACGAGAACGGGATGTACGTTACGCTCGAGGAAACCGCGGAGGACATGGTGGAGAACATGGAGAACACGTTCTCCCAGCTCACGGATATAGAGTCGCTCATCAAATCCAAGAAGCTCCAGGTGGTGAAGCCCGATAAGCTCAATCTGGAGGAAACTGCTGAGATGATTGAGGATGGAATAACGAAGAACAAGGTGAAGAGGGTGGTGATAGATTCGGCCACCATGGTGCGGCTCTCGTTCGAGGGCAACTTGGAGTACAGGCAGACGCTCTTCGAGTTCTTCTCCCTTTTGAGGGGGCTGGACTGCACGGTGATGATGACGCTCGAGGCGAGCAGTCCGAGGAAGGAGCAGGTCGTTTTCGATATCGAGCATTTCGTGATGGACGGCATAATCAACCTGTACAGCCTCGAGCAGGGGGACAGGAGGATACGCGCCTTGGAAATATTCAAGATGAGGGGCACCGACCATTCCAGGGAGCTGGTGCCGTTCAAGGTAACCCCTTCAGGCATAAAGATTTATGTCGGGGAAAAGGTGTTCTAG